A region of uncultured Desulfobacter sp. DNA encodes the following proteins:
- the trpD gene encoding anthranilate phosphoribosyltransferase: MDFTAYLNTIVKRQDLSQEQMSEMMDAIFSGQATESQIGAFMAALATKGETFEELAGAARAMRTKAVRVQTLAKKVIDTCGTGGDASGSFNISTTTAFVIAGAGVTVAKHGNRSITSKCGSADVLEQLGVNLSVDPEIVEEAINEIGIGFMFAPLYHGSMKYAAKARTECKIRSIFNMLGPLTNPAAASCQILGVYAPELTEMFGKALNLLGVEKAFVVHGHDGMDEMTTTGLTRVTELNDGMIKTYDVDPLNYFDEYADPEDLKGGDAKHNAAITRAILSGGKGPKQEIVLLNAGAGLVAADAAPSIEKGIEMALRSIETGAAMEKLEQLAAYTRDNG; this comes from the coding sequence ATGGATTTTACAGCGTACCTGAATACCATCGTAAAACGACAGGACTTAAGCCAGGAGCAGATGTCCGAGATGATGGACGCCATTTTTTCAGGACAGGCCACAGAAAGCCAGATCGGGGCATTCATGGCGGCTCTGGCCACCAAAGGGGAGACCTTTGAGGAGTTAGCCGGTGCGGCCCGGGCCATGCGCACCAAGGCGGTGCGTGTCCAGACCCTTGCCAAAAAGGTCATTGACACCTGCGGTACAGGCGGAGACGCGTCCGGATCATTTAATATTTCCACCACGACCGCCTTTGTCATTGCAGGCGCCGGTGTCACTGTGGCCAAGCACGGTAACCGGTCAATCACCAGCAAATGCGGTTCTGCAGATGTACTTGAACAACTTGGGGTGAACTTGAGCGTGGACCCTGAAATCGTGGAAGAAGCCATCAACGAAATCGGCATTGGTTTCATGTTTGCCCCGCTGTACCACGGATCCATGAAATACGCCGCAAAAGCCCGCACCGAATGCAAGATCAGAAGCATTTTCAACATGCTGGGACCATTGACCAACCCGGCAGCCGCCTCCTGCCAGATTTTAGGCGTATATGCTCCGGAGCTCACAGAAATGTTTGGAAAGGCACTGAACCTGCTGGGCGTGGAAAAAGCCTTTGTGGTCCACGGCCACGACGGCATGGATGAGATGACCACCACAGGTCTTACCCGGGTGACCGAACTTAACGACGGCATGATCAAGACTTATGATGTTGATCCTTTGAACTATTTTGACGAATACGCTGACCCCGAAGATCTTAAGGGGGGAGATGCAAAGCACAACGCCGCCATCACCCGGGCCATTCTGTCCGGAGGAAAGGGTCCGAAACAGGAGATTGTCCTGCTCAATGCCGGGGCCGGCCTTGTGGCTGCAGATGCCGCTCCAAGCATTGAAAAGGGAATTGAAATGGCTTTAAGATCCATTGAAACAGGAGCCGCCATGGAAAAACTGGAACAACTGGCCGCATATACAAGGGATAACGGTTAG
- a CDS encoding outer membrane lipoprotein-sorting protein: MKKRIFMAGLLLVLLSSAALAGEPDAAGLVAKAWDYMRGKTSVCTVTMTVHRADWERTSVIKAWTRGREDSIFQIISPKKDKGNGTLKTGRDMWTFNPKINRVVKIPPSMMSQSWMGSDFSNNDLSKADTILNDYTHEIVETRTMDGVTVYKVKSLPKPDAAVIWGMQTLLIREDGIIIEQAFYDEDMEAVKIMTASDIKAFGDKSFPATWTMRPIGAGSMDAVSKEEHTRLEYQDLVFDLPLKQNMFTMNALKQPLR, from the coding sequence ATGAAAAAACGGATTTTCATGGCCGGGCTGCTTCTGGTGCTGCTCTCATCTGCGGCGCTTGCAGGCGAGCCTGATGCGGCAGGGCTTGTGGCAAAGGCCTGGGATTATATGCGGGGCAAAACGTCGGTGTGCACGGTGACGATGACGGTTCACAGGGCGGACTGGGAAAGAACTTCCGTCATCAAAGCCTGGACCCGGGGCCGGGAGGATTCCATTTTTCAGATCATCTCCCCCAAAAAGGACAAGGGCAACGGAACGCTCAAGACCGGGCGGGATATGTGGACCTTTAACCCCAAGATCAACCGGGTGGTGAAAATCCCGCCGTCCATGATGTCCCAGTCCTGGATGGGATCTGATTTTTCCAATAATGACCTGTCCAAGGCAGATACCATTCTCAACGACTATACCCACGAAATCGTGGAGACCCGGACCATGGACGGTGTTACAGTTTATAAAGTCAAATCCCTTCCCAAACCGGATGCTGCCGTGATCTGGGGCATGCAGACACTGCTGATACGCGAAGACGGAATCATTATTGAACAGGCGTTTTACGACGAGGATATGGAAGCGGTTAAAATCATGACAGCGTCTGACATAAAGGCTTTTGGCGACAAGTCTTTTCCGGCGACATGGACCATGCGCCCCATTGGTGCCGGATCAATGGATGCCGTATCAAAGGAGGAGCATACCCGCCTGGAATACCAGGATCTGGTATTTGATCTTCCTTTAAAACAAAATATGTTTACCATGAATGCACTGAAACAACCATTGAGGTGA
- a CDS encoding anthranilate synthase component I family protein, whose translation MILDRLPDKDQFIKLAQSANVIPVATRVLADSDTPVSLLQKCYEKNKTCFLLESVEGGERWGRYSFLGVSAFGHIKIFKTHVLVETRHNTQKMDHDNDPLNVMREVIKGFTPADIPDLPRFWSGITGYFAYEMVSFFENIDVTLPDGTPYGHFIIPEQMIIFDNIKQTLTCLNICYLSKTDDPAKVYDQARTDVDTLVKNLEKPFFPKETAPVADTQLVPETPAQEYMQGVKTIKEHIVEGDIFQAVYSQPFSCKTTVDPILIYRAQRYINPSPYMFFMNFTDRIIAGSSPETMVRLENRVATLRPIAGTRPRGQSEQTDRALADDLLNDEKEKAEHVMLIDLGRNDLGRVAQAGTVQVTDTMVIERYSHVMHLVSNITCDLKEDCDAFDLFKATFPAGTLSGAPKIRAMEIIAKLENRQRGVYGGAAGYISFTGNMDFAITIRTAVMENDRLTVQAGAGIVYDSNPETELNECINKAKSVEMALKLALSQSKKG comes from the coding sequence ATGATATTAGACAGACTGCCGGATAAAGACCAATTTATCAAACTTGCCCAATCCGCCAATGTCATACCAGTGGCCACAAGGGTACTTGCAGACAGCGATACACCCGTATCCCTGCTGCAGAAATGTTATGAAAAGAACAAGACCTGTTTCCTGCTGGAAAGTGTGGAGGGTGGCGAGCGCTGGGGGCGTTACAGCTTTTTGGGCGTCTCCGCCTTTGGGCACATCAAAATTTTTAAGACCCATGTTCTTGTGGAAACCCGCCACAACACACAAAAGATGGATCATGACAATGATCCTTTAAACGTGATGCGGGAAGTCATCAAAGGATTTACCCCGGCTGATATCCCGGATCTGCCCAGATTCTGGAGCGGAATCACCGGCTATTTTGCCTATGAGATGGTCTCTTTCTTTGAAAATATTGACGTGACCCTGCCCGACGGCACTCCATACGGCCATTTTATTATTCCCGAACAGATGATCATCTTTGACAATATCAAGCAGACCCTGACCTGCCTGAATATCTGTTATCTGTCCAAAACAGATGATCCGGCCAAAGTTTATGACCAGGCCAGAACAGATGTTGACACCCTTGTAAAAAATCTGGAAAAGCCCTTTTTCCCCAAAGAAACAGCCCCTGTGGCCGATACACAGCTTGTACCTGAAACACCGGCCCAGGAGTACATGCAAGGGGTTAAAACCATTAAGGAACATATTGTGGAGGGGGATATTTTCCAGGCCGTATACTCCCAGCCCTTTTCATGCAAAACAACGGTTGACCCCATACTGATATACAGAGCCCAGCGCTACATCAACCCGTCACCCTACATGTTTTTCATGAATTTCACCGACCGGATCATTGCAGGGTCTTCCCCTGAAACCATGGTTCGCCTTGAAAACCGGGTGGCCACCTTGCGGCCCATTGCCGGCACAAGGCCCAGGGGGCAAAGCGAACAAACTGACCGGGCCCTAGCCGACGACCTGCTCAACGATGAAAAGGAAAAGGCCGAACATGTCATGCTCATTGATCTTGGCCGAAACGACCTTGGCCGGGTGGCCCAGGCAGGCACTGTCCAGGTCACGGACACCATGGTCATTGAACGCTATTCCCATGTCATGCACCTGGTCTCAAACATCACCTGCGATTTAAAGGAAGATTGTGACGCCTTTGATCTTTTCAAGGCCACGTTTCCGGCAGGAACCCTGTCCGGTGCGCCTAAAATCAGGGCCATGGAGATCATTGCAAAGCTTGAGAACCGTCAAAGGGGCGTTTACGGCGGTGCTGCAGGATACATCTCCTTTACCGGCAACATGGATTTCGCCATCACCATCCGCACGGCTGTCATGGAAAACGACAGGTTGACCGTCCAGGCCGGAGCCGGCATTGTCTATGACTCTAATCCTGAAACCGAATTAAACGAATGCATCAACAAGGCTAAAAGTGTTGAAATGGCATTGAAACTTGCTCTGTCACAAAGTAAAAAAGGATAG
- a CDS encoding phosphoribosylanthranilate isomerase, with protein MTQFPEHVWQIPDQRQSVLVKICGLTLVDNALECVEAGADIIGLVFFEKSPRHVSTAQAREIVRALPKGVPASGVFVDETFDTIMQTVSDCGLEIVQLHGAEPPELAERLSAQNLVVTKAFFAARPPKLCETEKYRSADFCLAEYGKGILPGGNAETWDYDQALDMAKKVRLMLAGGLTPENVADAVSRIRPHAADVSSGVEKAKGVKDISKVKAFIRAAKSVRLQP; from the coding sequence ATGACGCAATTTCCCGAGCATGTATGGCAGATACCAGACCAAAGGCAAAGCGTACTTGTCAAAATATGCGGCCTGACCCTTGTGGACAATGCCCTTGAGTGCGTGGAAGCCGGCGCGGATATCATCGGACTGGTCTTTTTTGAAAAAAGTCCCAGACATGTCAGCACAGCCCAAGCCCGGGAAATTGTCCGGGCACTTCCCAAAGGCGTGCCGGCCAGCGGTGTGTTTGTGGATGAAACCTTTGACACGATCATGCAAACCGTTTCCGATTGCGGGCTTGAAATTGTACAACTGCACGGCGCAGAGCCCCCTGAACTTGCAGAACGCCTATCCGCCCAAAACCTTGTGGTGACCAAAGCATTTTTTGCGGCACGGCCCCCTAAGCTTTGTGAAACAGAAAAATACCGATCCGCAGATTTTTGCCTGGCCGAATACGGCAAAGGAATACTTCCCGGGGGAAACGCCGAAACCTGGGATTACGACCAGGCCCTGGACATGGCCAAAAAAGTGCGTCTCATGCTGGCCGGAGGGCTTACCCCGGAAAATGTCGCCGATGCGGTGTCAAGAATCCGTCCCCATGCCGCAGATGTATCCTCGGGTGTGGAAAAAGCAAAGGGCGTCAAGGATATTTCAAAGGTCAAAGCCTTTATCAGGGCTGCAAAATCTGTACGGTTGCAGCCCTGA
- a CDS encoding PHP domain-containing protein, whose protein sequence is MTDHDTLNGLEPALAAGKTQGIEVFPGVEVSVRFKRDFFTGTLHVLTYFPGVLLNDSGFVSRFKTLLSAGRGQGLVRARIEKINEVFGPGSQSPFLSRNLTFEDIAAYSDNASRRHFAMALEERLGVSDKNTITRIIGNDSPAYLPSGVDLEQVKGFIKTEPVVAVLAHPAAGSFPGEGHYKEVLPPVEIVERLLPEFLDAGVRGLEVNYPGHSPEHRALLLSWARKYDLLVTGGSDCHDSTHRPLGAAGASREEFEHLKQAVLL, encoded by the coding sequence GTGACCGACCATGATACCCTTAACGGACTTGAACCGGCACTGGCTGCAGGGAAAACTCAAGGGATAGAGGTCTTCCCGGGTGTTGAGGTCTCCGTGCGATTCAAACGGGATTTTTTCACGGGCACCCTGCATGTGTTGACCTATTTCCCCGGCGTGTTGTTAAATGATTCAGGGTTTGTTTCGCGGTTTAAAACCCTTTTGTCCGCGGGACGGGGGCAGGGGCTGGTCAGGGCAAGAATTGAAAAAATCAACGAGGTGTTCGGGCCCGGCAGTCAATCGCCTTTCTTGTCAAGGAATCTGACCTTTGAAGACATTGCTGCATATTCGGACAATGCCTCCCGCCGCCATTTTGCCATGGCCCTGGAGGAAAGATTGGGCGTTTCAGACAAAAATACCATTACCCGGATCATCGGCAATGACAGCCCTGCCTATCTGCCTTCGGGAGTAGATCTTGAACAGGTGAAAGGTTTTATAAAAACTGAACCTGTGGTGGCTGTACTGGCCCACCCCGCTGCCGGTTCTTTTCCCGGGGAAGGGCATTACAAGGAGGTTCTGCCGCCCGTGGAAATTGTGGAGCGTCTGCTGCCCGAGTTTCTGGACGCCGGCGTCAGAGGCCTTGAGGTCAATTATCCGGGCCATTCCCCGGAACATAGGGCCCTGCTTCTATCCTGGGCCCGAAAGTATGATCTGCTTGTGACAGGCGGTTCTGACTGCCATGACAGCACCCATCGCCCTTTAGGGGCAGCAGGGGCAAGCAGGGAGGAATTTGAACATTTAAAACAGGCGGTACTGCTCTAA
- a CDS encoding FtsX-like permease family protein gives MEILMAWRNLRRNPRRTILTVLAIAFACLLLIFMLSMQIGTYEVMINASVKTMTGHAQVIREGYNRDHKIRQTVTVPDVVAKILNKTPHVTAFTFRGNAFALLSSHERTCAGMVTGIDPLKERAVSTISRTIRTGGYLNEADANQCVIGTLLAKKLKINVGDELVLLGSAMDGSIAATVLTVKGIFESGMDDYDRAAIQIPLAHFQEVFAMRGAVHEIVIICDSLGNVDNVKQTVTSALARQNPGSKLVCLSWGELNPGLVQSIEMDLGGGIIFYIILLVMVAFSIMNTFVMTVFERTRELGTLIAIGARPGRLSKMLMLESGFLTLCGIALGVFAGCSLTLWLGHTGIPLGGAEGMLRQYGIPGEIRPKLTMATACAGPCLVFVITILTALYPALKVHRINPVQAMRAV, from the coding sequence ATGGAAATCCTCATGGCCTGGCGCAATCTGAGACGAAATCCCCGGCGCACCATCCTGACCGTCCTGGCCATTGCCTTTGCCTGCCTGCTGCTGATCTTCATGCTGTCCATGCAGATAGGAACCTACGAGGTGATGATCAATGCATCGGTGAAAACCATGACCGGCCATGCCCAGGTGATCCGGGAGGGGTACAACCGGGATCATAAAATCCGCCAGACTGTGACAGTGCCGGATGTCGTTGCAAAAATCCTGAACAAAACGCCCCATGTCACTGCCTTTACTTTCCGAGGCAACGCCTTTGCCCTTCTCTCTTCCCATGAACGGACCTGTGCAGGAATGGTCACAGGCATTGATCCATTAAAAGAGAGGGCTGTGTCAACCATATCCCGAACCATCCGCACCGGTGGATACCTTAATGAAGCCGATGCCAACCAATGTGTGATCGGCACCCTTCTGGCCAAAAAGCTGAAAATAAATGTAGGAGATGAGCTGGTGCTTCTGGGGTCAGCCATGGACGGTTCCATTGCCGCCACAGTGCTGACTGTAAAAGGAATTTTTGAATCAGGCATGGACGATTACGACCGCGCGGCCATCCAGATTCCCCTGGCCCATTTCCAGGAAGTATTTGCCATGCGGGGCGCTGTCCATGAAATTGTCATAATCTGCGATTCCCTCGGGAATGTGGACAATGTCAAACAGACTGTAACATCAGCACTTGCCCGGCAGAACCCGGGCTCAAAACTTGTCTGCCTCTCATGGGGGGAACTGAACCCCGGCCTGGTCCAGTCCATTGAGATGGACCTGGGGGGCGGGATCATTTTTTATATTATTTTACTGGTCATGGTGGCGTTCAGTATCATGAACACCTTTGTCATGACCGTGTTCGAAAGGACCCGGGAGCTGGGAACCCTCATCGCCATCGGCGCCAGGCCCGGACGGCTGTCAAAAATGCTCATGCTTGAATCAGGATTTCTGACCCTGTGCGGCATTGCCCTGGGGGTTTTTGCGGGATGCTCCCTCACCCTGTGGCTCGGACATACCGGCATCCCCCTAGGAGGCGCCGAAGGCATGCTCCGGCAGTACGGCATCCCGGGCGAAATCAGGCCAAAGCTGACCATGGCAACCGCATGTGCAGGACCATGCCTGGTGTTTGTCATCACCATACTTACAGCCCTGTACCCGGCCCTCAAGGTTCACCGGATCAACCCTGTTCAAGCCATGCGGGCTGTGTAG
- a CDS encoding FtsX-like permease family protein, translating into MHFYMAWRNVWRNPKRTGIILTAIIIGAWSMLAFCALSRGVMDSALESALNTLTGHIQIQHPLFREDPAVENRIKAPDAVATLLNKNLPPGAAWAFRIQAPGVASNARESQGITIVGIDPQKEPALSFYGHNTAQGRLLTPGDDRGIVVGQALLDTFETKIGHKLVLMTQDANLDTASQAFKIRGSFRADMEATEKQYVFITLNAAQKLLGIGNDVSLACIRLPGKTTLDPVELDRTVAALNKGMPRDLTILTWMELLPLLQGYLSMFDRFMLLWYLVIFIAMAFGLVNTMLMAVLERTREFGLLKALGLKPVRIAGNVLLESLILLVTGLVAGNLLGMVTIQCLSGGIDMSFMAQGSEFFGMGRLVVPFVTPMDFCLVNAVIAGLGIFVCLYPAAKAAGITPVDAMTYV; encoded by the coding sequence ATGCATTTTTACATGGCCTGGCGCAATGTGTGGCGCAACCCCAAACGGACGGGTATCATCCTGACCGCCATCATCATCGGTGCCTGGAGCATGCTGGCGTTCTGCGCGCTCTCCCGGGGGGTAATGGACTCCGCCCTGGAGAGTGCCCTGAACACCCTGACCGGTCACATCCAGATCCAGCATCCTCTTTTCCGGGAAGACCCGGCCGTGGAAAACCGGATCAAAGCACCTGATGCTGTAGCCACGCTGCTGAACAAAAATCTGCCGCCCGGCGCGGCCTGGGCTTTTCGTATCCAGGCCCCGGGCGTGGCATCCAACGCCCGAGAGTCCCAGGGGATTACCATTGTGGGCATTGATCCCCAAAAAGAACCGGCACTCTCCTTTTACGGCCACAACACAGCCCAGGGCCGTCTGCTGACACCCGGTGATGACCGGGGGATTGTGGTGGGCCAGGCCCTGCTTGACACCTTTGAGACAAAAATCGGCCACAAACTGGTGCTCATGACCCAGGACGCCAATCTTGACACAGCGTCACAAGCTTTCAAAATCAGGGGATCCTTCAGAGCAGACATGGAGGCCACGGAAAAGCAATATGTGTTCATCACCCTGAACGCCGCTCAAAAACTTCTTGGGATCGGCAATGATGTCAGCCTGGCCTGTATCCGCCTACCGGGAAAAACCACCCTGGACCCCGTTGAACTTGACCGGACAGTTGCGGCGCTCAACAAAGGGATGCCCCGGGACCTGACCATCCTGACCTGGATGGAGCTTCTTCCCCTGCTCCAGGGATATTTAAGCATGTTTGACAGGTTCATGCTCCTTTGGTACCTGGTGATCTTCATTGCCATGGCATTCGGCCTGGTTAACACCATGCTCATGGCGGTACTGGAGAGAACCAGGGAGTTCGGCCTGCTCAAAGCCCTGGGGCTCAAACCGGTCCGGATTGCGGGAAACGTTCTGCTGGAAAGTCTTATTCTTTTAGTCACCGGCCTTGTTGCCGGCAATTTATTGGGGATGGTGACCATACAGTGTTTGTCCGGCGGAATCGACATGTCATTCATGGCCCAAGGTTCGGAGTTCTTTGGCATGGGGCGGCTGGTGGTGCCCTTTGTCACGCCCATGGACTTTTGTTTGGTCAATGCGGTCATTGCCGGCTTAGGCATTTTTGTCTGTCTGTATCCGGCAGCTAAAGCGGCAGGAATCACACCGGTTGATGCAATGACCTATGTTTAA
- a CDS encoding aminodeoxychorismate/anthranilate synthase component II, whose translation MKTAIIDNYDSFTFNLVHYVLNTGAKVEVFRNDKISVEELEALGFDAIILSPGPGRPEDAGICLELVQKLSGKVPILGVCLGHQTIAQSFGGTIIHAKSIMHGKTSVVEADGKHIYSGINKPFNVMRYHSLAVRESDLPHCLEVTARTTDGEIMGIRHKEHPTQGVQFHPESFMTTVGKRLIRNFIKGA comes from the coding sequence ATGAAAACCGCAATAATAGACAACTACGACTCCTTTACCTTCAACCTGGTGCATTATGTTCTGAACACCGGAGCCAAGGTCGAGGTGTTCAGAAACGATAAGATCAGTGTTGAGGAACTTGAGGCCCTCGGGTTTGATGCCATTATTCTGTCCCCGGGGCCGGGCAGGCCTGAGGATGCGGGCATCTGCCTTGAACTGGTACAAAAACTGTCGGGAAAAGTCCCCATTCTCGGGGTATGCCTGGGTCACCAGACCATTGCCCAGAGTTTTGGGGGCACCATTATCCATGCCAAGTCCATTATGCACGGTAAAACATCCGTGGTGGAAGCTGATGGAAAACACATCTATTCCGGCATCAACAAGCCCTTTAACGTGATGCGCTACCACTCCCTGGCAGTCCGGGAATCGGACCTGCCCCACTGCCTTGAAGTAACGGCCAGAACCACGGACGGGGAGATCATGGGCATAAGACACAAAGAACATCCCACCCAGGGCGTGCAGTTTCACCCCGAATCTTTCATGACCACCGTGGGAAAGCGGCTGATCAGAAACTTTATCAAAGGAGCATGA
- the trpC gene encoding indole-3-glycerol phosphate synthase TrpC translates to MKGFLNVIVDVKKEEIIRAKSKLPLAAIRRDAEQTPVPASFADAMAASTSEAVGIIAEVKKASPSKGDIRTDIDVAAYAQAYTKGQARAISVLTESKYFKGTLPDLELVCQNTDLPVLRKDFIFSEYQIYEAKKAGASAVLLITTLLEPAQQAELTHLTRELGMEPLVEINSEFEFEQAYKAQARVVGINNRNLATLEVDTSVAKRVAKIFPDDIIPVEASGISGRSGIEAGIENRIFNFLVGESIVRSDDPAQFIKTLIGIKEEDQ, encoded by the coding sequence ATGAAAGGATTTCTCAACGTAATTGTTGATGTCAAAAAAGAGGAAATCATTCGGGCCAAAAGCAAACTTCCCCTGGCCGCCATTCGCCGTGATGCGGAGCAAACCCCGGTTCCGGCCTCTTTTGCAGATGCCATGGCCGCCTCAACCAGTGAAGCGGTGGGTATCATTGCCGAGGTAAAAAAGGCATCGCCCTCCAAGGGAGACATCAGAACCGATATTGACGTGGCCGCCTATGCCCAAGCTTACACCAAAGGCCAGGCCCGGGCCATATCCGTACTGACGGAATCAAAATACTTTAAAGGTACTTTGCCCGACCTTGAACTGGTATGCCAAAACACTGATCTTCCGGTACTTAGAAAAGATTTTATTTTCTCCGAATACCAGATTTACGAAGCCAAAAAAGCCGGTGCCTCTGCCGTTCTTTTAATCACCACCCTGCTTGAGCCTGCCCAGCAGGCCGAATTGACCCATCTTACCCGAGAGCTTGGCATGGAGCCGCTGGTGGAGATCAATTCAGAGTTTGAGTTTGAGCAGGCGTATAAGGCCCAGGCCCGGGTGGTGGGCATTAACAACAGAAACCTGGCCACCCTTGAGGTGGATACAAGTGTGGCAAAACGGGTGGCAAAAATCTTCCCCGATGACATTATTCCCGTTGAAGCCTCGGGCATCTCCGGTCGATCAGGCATTGAAGCGGGCATTGAAAACCGGATTTTCAATTTCCTTGTGGGCGAAAGCATTGTCCGTTCAGATGATCCGGCCCAATTCATAAAAACGCTCATCGGCATCAAAGAAGAGGACCAATAA
- a CDS encoding PLP-dependent aminotransferase family protein — protein sequence MEYQSFLADRTRLMQTNAIREILKVVSKPGIISLAGGIPSPQSFPMDLFKVLVEKVMTKYQSRAFQYDLTEGFVPLREQVSILLSRRGIIASPEEVNITSGSQGLLDAMGKLLINKGDKIAMESPTYLGAISAFNPYEPEYVAMETDDLGLIPESLDETLAKYSIKLIYLVPTFQNPTGRTLPLERREKIAAIIQKHNALLVEDDPYSSLRYQGEPVPAIKTLAPENVIYLSTLSKVFAPGLRIGFYAAPAFLRQWLVLVKQGVDLHTSTFNQALAAEYLEGQYLDTHLPKIIDLYRPRQKAMQVALEKMMPQGYVCTPSQGGMFLWVTGPEGLDDLALYEKAVENGVAFVPGRFFYTDPLQGKGTMRLNYTMADEATIETGVEKLARAAGQLTG from the coding sequence ATGGAGTATCAGTCATTTCTGGCAGACAGGACCCGGCTTATGCAAACCAATGCTATCCGGGAAATTCTTAAAGTGGTATCAAAGCCCGGGATCATCTCCCTGGCCGGGGGAATTCCTTCTCCGCAAAGTTTTCCCATGGATCTTTTTAAAGTGCTGGTTGAAAAGGTTATGACAAAATATCAGTCCCGTGCATTCCAGTATGATTTGACTGAAGGATTTGTGCCCCTGCGTGAACAGGTCAGTATCCTTTTGTCCCGGCGCGGGATTATTGCATCTCCGGAAGAGGTCAATATCACCTCCGGGTCCCAGGGTCTGCTGGATGCAATGGGCAAGCTTCTGATCAATAAAGGGGATAAAATCGCCATGGAATCCCCCACTTATCTTGGGGCCATATCCGCCTTTAATCCCTATGAGCCCGAATATGTTGCCATGGAGACAGACGACCTGGGCCTGATTCCTGAGTCCCTGGATGAGACGCTGGCAAAATACTCTATCAAGCTTATTTACCTGGTCCCCACATTCCAGAATCCCACGGGCCGAACTTTGCCCCTGGAAAGAAGAGAGAAAATTGCCGCCATTATCCAGAAACACAATGCCCTGCTGGTGGAGGATGATCCTTACTCGTCGCTTCGTTACCAGGGCGAGCCGGTCCCGGCCATCAAGACCCTGGCCCCGGAAAATGTCATCTATCTCTCCACCCTGTCCAAGGTGTTTGCCCCCGGTCTTCGCATCGGGTTTTACGCGGCACCTGCATTCTTGCGTCAGTGGCTGGTTTTAGTCAAACAGGGAGTGGACCTTCACACCTCAACCTTTAACCAGGCCCTGGCTGCCGAATACCTGGAAGGACAGTATCTTGACACCCATTTGCCAAAGATCATTGATCTATACAGGCCCCGCCAGAAGGCCATGCAGGTTGCCCTGGAAAAGATGATGCCCCAAGGGTATGTCTGCACCCCGTCCCAGGGGGGGATGTTTTTATGGGTGACCGGCCCCGAGGGTTTGGATGACCTGGCCTTGTATGAGAAAGCCGTGGAAAACGGTGTGGCCTTTGTGCCGGGCCGGTTTTTTTATACAGATCCTTTGCAGGGCAAAGGGACCATGCGACTCAATTACACCATGGCCGATGAAGCCACCATTGAAACGGGAGTTGAAAAGCTTGCCCGGGCCGCAGGTCAGTTGACGGGGTAG